A window of the Streptomyces sp. Ag109_O5-10 genome harbors these coding sequences:
- a CDS encoding DUF5947 family protein produces MTTRTPPGGALARLIRSSADRRPAAGAEVCDLCAEPLSEDHPHLYDTGQAEVRCACRACSVLFADARHGTGAGDGQFRLVPTRRVRLPKVDTAALGVPVGLVFFVPRADGSVTAEGPSPAGAMRWEVDAAAWQQAVAGCPPLAGLTPDVEALLVNTVHGLDHHWIVPVDDCFRMLAVVRREWRGLSGGGRMWPAVERFFEELTERP; encoded by the coding sequence GTGACCACGCGCACGCCGCCCGGCGGAGCCCTGGCCCGCCTCATCCGCTCCTCGGCCGACCGGCGGCCGGCGGCCGGGGCGGAGGTGTGCGACCTGTGCGCCGAGCCGCTGTCCGAGGACCATCCGCATCTGTACGACACCGGGCAGGCCGAGGTCCGCTGTGCCTGCCGCGCCTGCTCGGTGCTGTTCGCCGACGCACGGCACGGGACCGGCGCGGGCGACGGCCAGTTCCGGCTGGTCCCGACCCGCCGGGTCCGCCTGCCGAAGGTGGACACCGCGGCCCTCGGGGTCCCGGTCGGCCTGGTGTTCTTCGTGCCGCGGGCCGACGGCTCGGTCACCGCAGAGGGGCCGAGCCCGGCCGGGGCCATGCGCTGGGAGGTGGACGCGGCGGCCTGGCAGCAGGCGGTCGCCGGCTGCCCCCCGCTGGCCGGCCTGACCCCCGATGTCGAGGCGCTGCTGGTGAACACCGTGCACGGCCTCGACCACCACTGGATCGTCCCGGTCGACGACTGCTTCCGCATGCTCGCCGTCGTCCGCCGGGAGTGGCGCGGCCTGTCCGGCGGTGGCCGGATGTGGCCGGCCGTGGAGCGTTTCTTCGAGGAGCTCACCGAGCGGCCCTGA
- the hypE gene encoding hydrogenase expression/formation protein HypE, with product MGHGGGGTLSAELIEQIFAPAYGNALLAGMTDSAVLQLGGARLALSTDSYVVRPLFFPGGCLGDLAVNGTVNDLAMSGARPAYLSAAFVLEEGVELSVVERVARAMGAAAETAGVTIATGDTKVVESGHGDGVYVTTAGVGLVPERVDIRPQRARPGDAVIVSGPIGLHGVAVLSVREGLEFGVEIASDTAPLADLVATMLDVTPDVHVLRDPTRGGLAASLNEIARASGTGVRLAERALPVPDAVAAACGFLGLDPLYVANEGRLVAFVPAADADAVLEAMRAHPQGTGATLIGECVTEHPGMVVVSTGLGGTRIVDLPLGEQLPRIC from the coding sequence ATGGGCCACGGCGGAGGCGGCACCCTCTCCGCCGAACTGATCGAGCAGATCTTCGCCCCCGCCTACGGCAACGCCCTCCTCGCCGGGATGACCGACTCCGCCGTCCTCCAGCTCGGCGGCGCCCGCCTCGCCCTCTCCACCGACTCCTACGTCGTACGGCCGCTGTTCTTCCCCGGCGGCTGCCTCGGCGACCTCGCCGTCAACGGCACCGTCAACGACCTGGCGATGAGCGGCGCCCGGCCCGCCTACCTCTCCGCCGCCTTCGTACTGGAGGAGGGCGTCGAGCTGTCCGTCGTCGAACGCGTCGCGCGGGCCATGGGCGCGGCGGCCGAGACGGCCGGAGTCACGATCGCCACCGGCGACACCAAGGTGGTCGAGAGCGGCCACGGGGACGGGGTGTACGTCACCACGGCCGGCGTCGGCCTGGTCCCAGAGCGGGTCGACATCCGGCCGCAGCGGGCCCGGCCCGGCGACGCCGTCATCGTCAGCGGGCCGATCGGCCTGCACGGTGTCGCGGTGCTCAGCGTGCGCGAGGGGCTGGAGTTCGGCGTCGAGATCGCCAGCGACACCGCGCCGCTGGCCGACCTGGTCGCCACCATGCTGGACGTCACCCCCGACGTCCACGTCCTGCGCGACCCGACCCGCGGCGGCCTGGCCGCGTCCCTGAACGAGATCGCCCGCGCCTCGGGCACCGGGGTCCGGCTCGCCGAGCGCGCCCTGCCGGTCCCGGACGCGGTCGCGGCGGCCTGCGGTTTCCTGGGCCTCGACCCGCTCTACGTCGCCAACGAGGGCAGGCTCGTGGCCTTCGTCCCGGCGGCGGACGCCGACGCGGTGCTGGAGGCGATGCGCGCCCATCCGCAGGGGACCGGCGCGACCCTGATCGGGGAATGCGTGACCGAGCACCCCGGGATGGTGGTGGTGTCGACCGGACTCGGAGGCACCCGGATCGTCGACCTCCCGCTCGGGGAGCAACTGCCCCGCATCTGCTGA
- a CDS encoding hydrogenase maturation protein → MDILLVASAFNSLSQRVCAELSDLGHRVDVVLAGQGPDAVRRAVRDRHPELIIAPMLKTALPTDVWQQHTCLIVHPGPPGDRGPSALDWAIAGEAAEWGVTVLQAEAAMDAGAVWASETFPVTPVGKSDLYRNEAADAALTAVHRAVRRYADGSYKPRPQSDPAIHGKVVWRDAFRQERRRIDWAADDTATVLRKLRGADSQPGVLDELLGREVFLHGGHPEDRLRGEPGELLATRAGAVCRATRDGAVWIPELRPRKNSGDRAPFRRPATHVLDPDLPERPAPLELPPDRRTWTDISYRQYGDVGFVSFSFPGGAMSTGHCRRLLAAYRYALARPTRVLVLGGRRDFFSNGIHLNVIEAAPDPAQESWTNLEAMDDLVEAVLRTTDRFVVAALGGNAAAGGAMLALAADEVWCRPGAVLNPHYRRMGLYGSEFWTYSLPRRVGAETARRLTEEARPVSAATAARTGLVDRLLPVPAQGFTAEVERLAAELAAGPDLGRRIAAKAAARRVHEEERPLAEYRKDELARMHALFFDPDAAYHALRSDFVRKVPGGAR, encoded by the coding sequence ATGGACATTCTGCTCGTCGCGAGTGCGTTCAACAGCCTGTCCCAACGGGTCTGCGCCGAACTGTCCGACCTCGGCCACCGGGTGGACGTCGTCCTCGCCGGCCAGGGTCCCGACGCCGTACGCCGTGCCGTCCGGGACCGGCACCCGGAGCTGATCATCGCGCCGATGCTGAAGACGGCACTCCCCACGGACGTCTGGCAGCAGCACACCTGCCTGATCGTCCATCCCGGACCGCCCGGCGACCGAGGCCCCTCCGCCCTCGACTGGGCCATCGCCGGAGAGGCGGCCGAGTGGGGGGTGACCGTGCTCCAGGCCGAGGCGGCCATGGACGCGGGCGCGGTCTGGGCGAGTGAGACCTTCCCGGTGACGCCGGTCGGCAAGAGCGACCTCTACCGCAACGAGGCCGCCGACGCCGCCCTCACCGCCGTCCACCGGGCCGTACGCCGGTACGCGGACGGTTCCTACAAGCCACGGCCGCAGAGCGACCCCGCGATCCACGGCAAGGTCGTCTGGCGGGACGCCTTCCGGCAGGAGCGGCGGCGGATCGACTGGGCGGCCGACGACACCGCGACGGTGCTGCGCAAGCTGCGCGGCGCCGACTCGCAGCCGGGGGTGCTGGACGAACTCCTCGGCCGCGAGGTGTTCCTGCACGGCGGCCACCCGGAGGACCGGCTGCGCGGAGAGCCGGGCGAGCTCCTGGCGACCCGGGCGGGCGCGGTCTGCCGGGCCACCCGCGACGGCGCCGTCTGGATCCCCGAACTGCGCCCCCGCAAGAACTCCGGCGATCGGGCCCCCTTCCGCCGTCCCGCCACCCACGTCCTCGACCCGGACCTCCCCGAGCGCCCCGCCCCGCTCGAACTGCCCCCGGACCGCCGCACCTGGACCGACATCAGCTACCGGCAGTACGGCGACGTCGGCTTCGTCAGCTTCTCCTTCCCCGGCGGCGCCATGAGCACCGGCCACTGCCGGCGCCTGCTCGCCGCCTACCGGTACGCCCTCGCCCGGCCGACCCGGGTCCTGGTGCTCGGCGGCCGCCGGGACTTCTTCTCCAACGGCATCCATCTCAACGTCATCGAGGCCGCCCCGGACCCCGCCCAGGAGTCGTGGACCAACCTCGAGGCGATGGACGACCTGGTCGAGGCCGTACTACGGACCACCGACCGGTTCGTCGTGGCCGCGCTCGGCGGGAACGCGGCGGCCGGCGGCGCCATGCTCGCCCTCGCCGCCGACGAGGTCTGGTGCCGGCCCGGCGCCGTGCTCAATCCGCACTACCGGCGGATGGGCCTGTACGGCTCGGAGTTCTGGACGTACTCCCTGCCGCGCCGCGTCGGCGCGGAGACGGCCCGGCGGCTGACGGAGGAGGCCCGGCCGGTGAGCGCCGCGACCGCCGCCCGGACCGGGCTCGTCGACCGGCTGCTGCCGGTCCCGGCGCAGGGCTTCACCGCCGAGGTCGAGCGGCTGGCGGCCGAGCTCGCCGCCGGCCCGGATCTCGGCCGCCGGATCGCCGCCAAGGCCGCGGCGCGCCGGGTCCACGAGGAGGAACGGCCGCTCGCCGAGTACCGGAAGGACGAACTCGCCCGCATGCACGCCCTGTTCTTCGACCCGGACGCCGCCTACCACGCGCTGCGCTCCGACTTCGTCCGCAAGGTCCCGGGCGGTGCCCGGTGA
- the hypF gene encoding carbamoyltransferase HypF translates to MTAPATTTAVRRRVTVRGTVQGVGFRPHVHRLAAGLALTGFVSNTASGVLIEVEGAAAAVERFCARLAGEPPPLATVTAVAVEELPATGADPDFTIRATEQSVPGRTLLPPDTATCADCLRELAAPADRRHRHPFITCTHCGPRFTIATGMPYDRAATTMSGFPMCPACTREYEAPADRRFHAQPVACPECGPRLRLVPAAGSGVRAARDGDALSRARELLAAGRIVAVKGIGGYHLACDASAAPAVDTLRTRKARGDKPFAVMCADLAEAERIAEVGTAGRAALTGPRRPIVLLRPRPAARLAPGVCPGSPHLGVMLPYTPVHTLLFGLPGDPPGPRVLVMTSGNRSGEPIVTDDDEALTRLSGLADAWLAHDRPIASPCDDSLLRVRADGTEQVLRRSRGYAPRPLRLPVPVRPALAAGGDLKNALCVGEGDLAWFGPHIGDMGDLATLEAAVRAERHLRLLTGVRPEVVAADRHPGYHSSAWARRRATRLRLGSPVFVQHHHAHIASAMAEAGLDGTAPVIGVAFDGTGYGDDGTVWGGEVLLADYTGYRRLAHLAPAPLPGGDAGVANPCRTALARLWAAGLPWDADLPSVAACSREELRVLERQLPNQVGCVATSSMGRLFDAVSSLAGVCHRAGYEAQAALELEAQACAAWDAETAAYPFGDTFDPGPALCAIIADLRRGTPVPVIAARFHRGVARAVLDLCRGARRATGANTVALTGGVFANALLEDASADLLHGAGFTVLRHGEVPPNDGGLALGQLVVAAHGPRPDDDRRKAVSDETE, encoded by the coding sequence GTGACGGCGCCCGCCACGACGACGGCGGTCCGCCGTCGCGTCACGGTGCGCGGGACCGTGCAGGGCGTGGGATTCCGCCCCCACGTCCACCGGCTGGCCGCCGGCCTGGCGCTCACCGGGTTCGTCAGCAACACGGCGAGCGGGGTCCTCATCGAGGTCGAGGGCGCGGCGGCCGCCGTCGAACGGTTCTGCGCGCGGCTCGCCGGTGAGCCGCCGCCGCTGGCCACCGTGACCGCCGTGGCCGTCGAGGAGCTGCCGGCCACCGGGGCCGACCCGGACTTCACCATTCGCGCCACCGAGCAGTCCGTCCCGGGCCGCACCCTCCTCCCGCCCGACACCGCCACCTGCGCCGACTGCCTGCGCGAACTGGCCGCCCCGGCCGACCGCAGGCACCGCCACCCCTTCATCACCTGCACCCACTGCGGCCCCCGCTTCACCATCGCCACCGGCATGCCCTACGACCGCGCGGCCACCACCATGTCCGGCTTCCCCATGTGCCCGGCCTGCACCCGGGAGTACGAGGCCCCGGCCGACCGCCGCTTCCACGCCCAGCCGGTGGCCTGCCCGGAGTGTGGCCCCCGGCTGCGGCTGGTGCCCGCCGCCGGCAGCGGGGTGAGAGCAGCCCGCGACGGTGACGCCCTCTCACGGGCGCGAGAGCTGCTCGCCGCGGGGCGGATCGTCGCCGTGAAGGGCATCGGCGGCTACCACCTGGCCTGCGACGCCTCCGCCGCCCCGGCCGTGGACACCCTGCGCACCCGCAAGGCACGCGGCGACAAGCCGTTCGCGGTGATGTGCGCCGACCTCGCCGAGGCGGAACGGATCGCCGAGGTCGGGACGGCCGGACGGGCCGCGCTCACCGGCCCCCGCCGCCCCATCGTCCTGCTCCGCCCCCGTCCCGCCGCCCGGCTCGCGCCCGGCGTCTGCCCCGGCAGCCCACACCTCGGCGTCATGCTGCCCTACACCCCCGTCCACACCCTCCTCTTCGGCCTCCCCGGCGACCCGCCCGGCCCCCGTGTCCTGGTCATGACCAGCGGCAACCGCTCGGGCGAGCCCATCGTCACGGACGACGACGAGGCGCTGACCCGGCTGTCCGGCCTCGCCGACGCCTGGCTCGCCCACGACCGGCCCATCGCCTCGCCCTGCGACGACTCCCTGCTGCGGGTCCGCGCCGACGGCACCGAACAGGTCCTGCGCCGCTCCCGCGGCTACGCGCCGCGCCCGCTGCGCCTGCCGGTCCCGGTCCGGCCCGCGCTCGCGGCCGGCGGCGACCTCAAGAACGCGCTGTGCGTGGGCGAGGGCGACCTGGCCTGGTTCGGGCCGCACATCGGCGACATGGGCGACCTGGCCACCCTGGAGGCGGCCGTGCGAGCGGAACGGCACCTGCGCCTGCTGACCGGGGTCCGCCCCGAAGTGGTCGCCGCCGACCGCCACCCCGGCTACCACTCGTCCGCCTGGGCCCGCCGCCGCGCCACCCGGTTGCGGCTCGGCAGTCCGGTGTTCGTCCAGCACCACCACGCCCACATCGCCTCCGCCATGGCCGAGGCCGGCCTCGACGGCACCGCACCCGTCATCGGCGTCGCCTTTGACGGCACCGGATACGGCGACGACGGCACCGTCTGGGGCGGCGAGGTGCTCCTCGCCGACTACACCGGCTACCGGCGCCTCGCCCACCTCGCCCCGGCCCCGCTGCCCGGCGGGGACGCGGGCGTCGCCAACCCCTGCCGGACGGCCCTTGCCCGGCTGTGGGCGGCCGGCCTGCCCTGGGACGCCGACCTGCCCAGTGTCGCCGCCTGCTCCCGTGAGGAACTCCGCGTGCTGGAGCGGCAGTTGCCGAACCAGGTCGGCTGCGTGGCCACCTCCAGCATGGGGCGCCTCTTCGACGCCGTGTCGTCCCTCGCGGGCGTGTGTCACCGCGCCGGGTACGAGGCCCAGGCCGCCCTGGAACTGGAGGCGCAGGCCTGCGCGGCCTGGGACGCGGAGACGGCCGCATACCCCTTCGGCGATACCTTCGACCCGGGCCCCGCCCTGTGCGCGATCATCGCCGACCTGCGGCGCGGCACCCCGGTGCCGGTGATCGCGGCACGCTTCCACCGCGGGGTCGCCCGGGCGGTCCTGGACCTGTGCCGCGGAGCGCGCCGGGCCACCGGAGCGAACACCGTCGCCCTCACCGGGGGAGTCTTCGCCAACGCGCTCCTCGAGGACGCGAGCGCGGACCTGCTGCACGGCGCCGGATTCACGGTCCTGCGGCACGGCGAAGTCCCGCCGAACGACGGCGGACTGGCGCTCGGGCAGCTGGTGGTCGCGGCCCACGGACCACGGCCCGACGACGACCGACGCAAGGCAGTCAGCGACGAGACGGAGTGA
- a CDS encoding NifU family protein gives MADGRLDGPAVESRLARLDGLLETLESAPGPTGGSAVEAVRLLTEVYGEALARVLDQADAPLAERLADDELLDHLMVLHGIHPDPPERRAARAVERLRPAVRERGGDVEWAGVEGEVGWVRLATGGGCGSGCGGGTTEVTDAVREAVLAAAPELADVQPVPEAPAPAFVPLDSLRRPQEAR, from the coding sequence ATGGCTGACGGGCGGCTCGACGGCCCGGCGGTCGAGTCCCGGCTGGCCCGGCTCGACGGGCTGCTGGAAACCCTGGAGTCCGCGCCGGGGCCGACGGGCGGCTCGGCCGTCGAGGCGGTACGCCTGCTGACCGAGGTCTACGGCGAGGCCCTCGCCCGCGTCCTCGACCAGGCGGACGCGCCCCTGGCCGAGCGGCTCGCCGACGACGAGCTGCTCGACCACCTCATGGTCCTGCACGGCATCCACCCGGACCCGCCCGAGCGCCGGGCCGCCCGCGCGGTCGAGCGGCTGCGCCCCGCCGTGCGGGAACGCGGCGGTGACGTCGAGTGGGCCGGGGTGGAGGGCGAGGTGGGCTGGGTGCGGCTGGCCACGGGCGGCGGTTGCGGCTCGGGGTGCGGCGGAGGTACCACCGAGGTGACCGACGCCGTCCGGGAGGCGGTGCTCGCCGCGGCTCCCGAGCTGGCCGACGTGCAGCCGGTGCCCGAGGCTCCGGCGCCCGCCTTCGTCCCCCTGGACTCCCTGCGCCGGCCCCAGGAGGCCCGGTGA
- the hypA gene encoding hydrogenase maturation nickel metallochaperone HypA, whose protein sequence is MHELSIATAIVEQADEWARADGADRVSAVTVRVGELSGVVPDALDFAFEVARDGTALAGARLVVEQVTAHAWCGPCAEEFAVGMPPFFWCPRCDRPSTDLRSGRELEITAVE, encoded by the coding sequence GTGCACGAACTGTCGATCGCGACCGCGATCGTGGAGCAGGCCGACGAGTGGGCCCGGGCGGACGGCGCGGACCGTGTCTCCGCGGTGACCGTCCGGGTCGGCGAACTGTCCGGGGTCGTCCCCGACGCCCTGGACTTCGCCTTCGAGGTGGCCCGCGACGGCACCGCCCTCGCGGGCGCCCGGCTCGTCGTCGAACAGGTGACCGCGCACGCCTGGTGCGGGCCGTGCGCCGAGGAGTTCGCGGTGGGCATGCCGCCGTTCTTCTGGTGCCCGCGCTGCGACCGGCCCTCCACGGACCTGCGCAGCGGCCGGGAGCTGGAGATCACCGCGGTCGAATGA
- a CDS encoding hydrogenase maturation protease, whose translation MTRLLVAGVGNIFLGDDAFGPEVIRALEQRPLPPGARIRDFGIRGMDLAYTLLDGWSVVLLVDAAVRGERPGTLSLVEPELPGRRPDAPPEAHGMDPAKVLALAAHLGEEPLPRVLVLACEPGEPPRGDEDIAPGLSAPVRDAVARAVAALHTLVPALLADPLVTPALDRPEESAAPAAAGRPPTAAGGAEDH comes from the coding sequence GTGACGCGACTCCTGGTGGCGGGCGTCGGCAACATCTTCCTCGGCGACGACGCCTTCGGCCCCGAGGTGATCCGCGCCCTGGAGCAGCGCCCGCTGCCGCCCGGGGCGCGGATCCGGGACTTCGGCATCCGGGGCATGGACCTCGCCTACACCCTGCTCGACGGGTGGTCGGTGGTCCTGCTGGTGGACGCCGCCGTACGCGGCGAACGCCCCGGCACCCTGTCCCTCGTCGAACCCGAACTCCCCGGCCGCCGCCCGGACGCCCCGCCCGAGGCGCACGGCATGGACCCGGCGAAGGTCCTCGCCCTCGCCGCCCACCTCGGCGAGGAGCCCCTGCCCCGCGTCCTCGTGCTCGCCTGCGAGCCCGGGGAACCGCCGCGCGGCGACGAGGACATCGCCCCCGGGCTGAGCGCCCCCGTCCGGGACGCGGTCGCACGGGCCGTCGCCGCCCTGCACACCCTGGTCCCGGCACTGCTCGCCGATCCCCTGGTCACGCCCGCGTTGGACCGCCCGGAGGAATCCGCGGCCCCCGCCGCGGCCGGTCGCCCGCCGACAGCCGCCGGCGGCGCGGAGGATCACTGA
- the hypD gene encoding hydrogenase formation protein HypD, producing MKYLDEFNDPKLARRLLDEIRATATRPWALMEVCGGQTHSIIRHGIDQLLPEQVELIHGPGCPVCVTPLECIDKALEIAARPDVIFCSFGDMLRVPGTDRDLFRVKGEGGDVRVVYSPLDALQLARRHPDRQVVFFAIGFETTAPANAMAVHQAKRLGLANFTLLVSHVRVPPAIEAIMTAPACRVQGFLAAGHVCSVMGMAEYPELAERHRVPVVVTGFEPLDILEGIRRTVRQLERGEHRVENAYARAVRAEGNPAAIRMIEEVFEVTDRNWRGIGRIPGSGWRLSEAYRDFDAEHRFDVTGIRTEEPAECRAGEVLQGLIKPTDCAAFGTTCTPRTPLGATMVSSEGACAAYYLYRRMSEPALPREEMNPVG from the coding sequence GTGAAGTACCTCGACGAGTTCAACGACCCCAAGCTGGCCCGCCGGCTGCTGGACGAGATCCGGGCCACCGCCACCCGGCCCTGGGCCCTGATGGAGGTGTGCGGCGGCCAGACCCACTCCATCATCCGGCACGGCATCGACCAACTCCTGCCGGAGCAGGTCGAGTTGATCCACGGGCCGGGCTGCCCGGTGTGCGTGACCCCGCTGGAGTGCATCGACAAGGCGCTGGAGATCGCCGCCCGCCCCGACGTGATCTTCTGCTCGTTCGGCGACATGCTGCGGGTCCCCGGCACCGACCGGGACCTGTTCCGGGTCAAGGGCGAGGGCGGCGACGTCCGGGTGGTCTACTCACCGCTCGACGCGCTCCAGCTCGCCCGCCGCCACCCGGACAGGCAGGTGGTGTTCTTCGCCATCGGCTTCGAGACCACCGCACCCGCCAACGCCATGGCCGTCCACCAGGCCAAGCGCCTCGGCCTGGCCAACTTCACCCTGCTGGTCTCCCACGTCCGGGTCCCCCCGGCCATCGAGGCCATCATGACCGCCCCCGCCTGCCGCGTTCAGGGCTTCCTGGCCGCCGGGCACGTGTGCAGTGTGATGGGCATGGCCGAGTACCCCGAACTCGCCGAACGGCACCGGGTCCCCGTCGTCGTCACCGGCTTCGAACCGCTCGACATCCTGGAGGGCATCCGCCGCACGGTCCGCCAACTGGAGCGCGGCGAGCACCGGGTGGAGAACGCCTACGCCCGCGCCGTGCGCGCCGAAGGCAACCCGGCCGCCATCCGCATGATCGAGGAGGTCTTCGAGGTCACCGACCGGAACTGGCGCGGCATCGGCCGCATCCCCGGCAGCGGCTGGCGGCTGAGCGAGGCCTACCGCGACTTCGACGCCGAGCACCGCTTCGACGTCACCGGCATCCGCACCGAGGAACCCGCCGAGTGCCGCGCCGGCGAAGTCCTGCAAGGGCTCATCAAGCCCACCGACTGCGCGGCCTTCGGCACCACCTGCACCCCGCGCACCCCGCTCGGCGCCACCATGGTCTCCAGCGAGGGCGCCTGCGCCGCCTACTACCTCTACCGCCGGATGTCCGAACCGGCGCTCCCGCGCGAGGAGATGAACCCCGTTGGCTGA
- a CDS encoding HypC/HybG/HupF family hydrogenase formation chaperone has translation MCLAVPGRVVRIDDTADPLTGLIDFGGVQKQACLEYVSDVKVGEYVIVHVGFALQRLDEESALASLKLFEELGLLEEEFGDAWQQAARQAAQGTEGSEAR, from the coding sequence ATGTGCTTGGCAGTTCCCGGCAGAGTCGTGCGCATCGACGACACCGCCGATCCCCTCACCGGCCTGATCGACTTCGGCGGGGTGCAGAAGCAGGCGTGTCTGGAGTACGTGTCGGACGTCAAGGTCGGTGAGTACGTCATCGTCCATGTGGGCTTCGCCCTGCAGCGCCTCGACGAGGAGTCGGCCCTGGCCTCCCTCAAACTCTTCGAGGAACTGGGGCTCCTGGAGGAGGAGTTCGGCGACGCCTGGCAGCAGGCGGCCCGGCAGGCGGCTCAGGGGACCGAGGGGAGCGAGGCCCGGTGA
- the hypB gene encoding hydrogenase nickel incorporation protein HypB — MCQSEEVTRAVLARNDGLAASLRGDLAARGVGVVNLLSSPGSGKTELLGRVLARAGERGVPVAAFTADLATENDAKRLARSGAPVKQLLTDGLCHLEARQVRGHLEGWLPPETALLFVENVGNLVCPASYDLGEHLRIVLMAVTEGEDKPAKYPTAFGSAHLVVLTKTDLAGPAGFDETAFAEQVRRVNPGVEIVRSCARTGEGVDTVLERALAVRDGAPAHRPPLAPHPHGHVHAPTAS; from the coding sequence ATGTGTCAGTCGGAGGAGGTCACCCGGGCCGTCCTGGCCAGGAACGACGGCCTGGCCGCGAGCCTGCGCGGCGACCTGGCCGCGCGCGGCGTCGGCGTGGTGAACCTGCTGTCCAGCCCCGGCAGCGGCAAGACCGAGCTGCTCGGCCGGGTGCTGGCCCGGGCGGGAGAGCGGGGCGTGCCCGTCGCGGCCTTCACCGCCGACCTCGCCACCGAGAACGACGCCAAGCGCCTGGCCCGTTCCGGAGCGCCGGTGAAGCAGCTGCTCACCGACGGGCTGTGCCACCTGGAGGCCCGGCAGGTCCGCGGCCACCTGGAGGGCTGGCTGCCGCCGGAGACCGCGCTGCTGTTCGTGGAGAACGTCGGCAACCTGGTCTGCCCGGCCTCCTACGACCTCGGCGAGCACCTGCGGATCGTGCTGATGGCGGTGACCGAGGGCGAGGACAAGCCGGCGAAGTACCCCACCGCCTTCGGCTCGGCGCACCTGGTCGTGCTCACCAAGACCGACCTCGCGGGACCGGCCGGCTTCGACGAGACCGCCTTCGCCGAGCAGGTGCGGCGGGTCAACCCCGGGGTGGAGATCGTGCGCTCCTGCGCCCGCACCGGGGAGGGCGTCGACACGGTCCTGGAGCGGGCGCTCGCCGTACGGGACGGCGCCCCGGCGCACCGGCCGCCGCTCGCCCCGCACCCGCACGGCCACGTCCACGCCCCGACCGCCTCGTGA